One part of the Bdellovibrio bacteriovorus genome encodes these proteins:
- a CDS encoding dihydrofolate reductase family protein, whose protein sequence is MPTITVFNSVSLDGYFADKNSDMSWAHNQEQDDEFTAFVAANAKGGGALLFGRKTYDMMAGFWPTPSAKEAMPEIAEGMNRMKKYVVSHSLNEVTWENSELIKGDLVSEIRKLKKQNGPDIAILGSGSIVAQLAEAKLIDEYSVVVLPLLLGSGRSQFDGLKSRRDLQLIECRSFKNGNVFLRYRPAAVHDDLH, encoded by the coding sequence ATGCCCACCATCACCGTCTTTAACTCCGTCTCTTTGGATGGCTATTTTGCGGATAAAAACTCAGACATGAGCTGGGCCCATAATCAGGAGCAGGATGACGAATTCACCGCCTTTGTCGCCGCCAATGCCAAAGGTGGAGGCGCTCTGCTGTTTGGAAGAAAGACCTACGACATGATGGCCGGCTTCTGGCCGACACCTTCCGCCAAAGAGGCCATGCCGGAAATTGCCGAGGGCATGAACCGCATGAAAAAATACGTGGTTTCGCACAGTCTGAACGAAGTGACCTGGGAAAACTCAGAACTGATCAAAGGTGATCTGGTCAGTGAAATCAGAAAACTAAAGAAGCAAAACGGCCCGGACATTGCCATCCTGGGAAGTGGTAGCATTGTTGCCCAGCTGGCCGAGGCCAAACTTATTGATGAATATTCCGTTGTGGTGCTGCCTCTTCTTTTGGGTTCTGGACGGTCCCAGTTTGACGGATTGAAGTCCCGCCGTGATCTGCAGCTGATAGAGTGTCGCAGTTTTAAAAACGGAAACGTATTCCTGCGCTATCGTCCAGCGGCCGTTCACGACGACCTTCACTAA